TATAATCAGAAAAAATACCGTTTAGCGGTAACCAATCTCTTCCGTACTGTAAGTCGCGGTCATCAGTTCCTTAAACATCTTCCGTGCCCGGAAGAGTTTTACCTTTACGTTGGGCTCATTCAGCCCCGTGATCGAAGCAATCTCCTTGACCGGATGATCCTCCATATAATACAATGTCAGCAGCAATGCGTCTCCCTTTGGCATTCGCTCCAGTACATCCGTCACCACCTCCCTGCGTTCTCTCTCCGCCAGTCTGGCATCAGCCCCATGATCTGTCAGATATGTTGCATGCTCTATCTCTGTCTCGTTCAACCCTGTCCAGATGCGTGTTTTGGAATGGGTTACCGCCGTGTTGTAGACAATGCGGTAGAGCCAGGTGGAGAACTTGCTCTCCGAACGGAAGGTGTGCAGGTTGCGGTAGGCTTTCACATAACTCTCCTGCACCACATCTTCCGCATCCTGCATATTGCCGCATATCCGGTAGGCGATGGTGATCGCCAAATCCTGATAAGTCTCGACAAAATATGCGAACGCGGAAGTGGTGCCAGAGAGCACTTGCTGCACACGCTGATTCTCGTTCATCGCAACCGTTTATCCCTGTTCGTTCTCCTCCTGCTGCGGCAAGAAAAATATATTTCGTGTTACCAGGAAGTAAACCAGATAACCAATCCCCAGGAAAAAGACTACACTGGCACCGGTTACCCAGAATTCGTTTCCATGTCCAATCACCAGATACTCCGAACAGAGGAATCCCACGATGATGCCTATGCCCAGTGCAATCAGTACGATGCCGTTGCGCAGCGATACAAGGCGATTTGGGGTACTCTTCTGTTTGGTTTTGTTGGGCGGGATAATGCCTTGCTCAATCAATCCCATCCGTTCCCTGTGCTCGTTTCTGATGGCATTGAGACCAAGCACCAGTCCGGTGGCGATGGGCAGTCCAATGACTACAATAATGGCTACAAGGGGAATCAATTCTTCCATATTCGCATGTTTTTAATTAAGTGAATCATTCTGTTTACATGCATAGGACATTCACTGACTTCATTCGGTTACAAAAATAGGAAACTTTTTATCTTTTTGAAGTTAAGTTTTCGACAATGATCGATTTTTAAGTATTCAGGTGACATAAAACCAACGGAATTTACTTACTTTGTATGCATCTTTAGGGACTGTAACTTGTTTGAATTCCTTACCCTTAAAACGATGAATGAGAAGATACTGGAGAAGCTGAGCATCCTGGCAGATGCTGCCAAGTACGACGTCTCCTGTGCGTCGAGCGGCACCTCACGTCCTGCCGTGAAAGGCGGTATCGGCACAACAACAGGGTGGGGCATCTGTCACAGCTTCACTCCCGACGGGCGTTGCATCTCACTCTTCAAGATTTTGCTCACCAACCACTGCATCTACGACTGTGCCTACTGCACCAACCGTCGCAGCAACGATGTGAAGCGTACCGCCTTTACTCCGCGCGAGCTTGCAGAGCTCACCATCGCCTTTTACCAGCGCAACTATATTGAAGGTCTCTTCCTCAGCTCGGGTGTGATCCGCAACCCCGATTACACCATGGAGCAGATGCTGAGGGTGGTGAAGCTGCTGCGCGATGAATACCGCTTCAACGGCTACATCCACATGAAAGCCATTCCGGGAGCTAGCGATGAGCTGATTGCACAGGCGGGTCGCTATGCCGACCGTATGAGTGTCAACCTGGAGATCCCCTCGGAGGAGAATTTGAAGTTGTTGGCCCCGGAGAAGAGCTACAGTGAAGTGTTTGCCCCCATGCGCTTCATACAACAGGGGATGCTTGAGAGTGCCGAGGAGCGAAAGAAGTTCAGATCCGCACCACGCTTCGTCCCGGCAGGGCAGAGTACGCAGCTGATCATCGGTGCCACGCCCGACAGCGACAGGCAGATCCTCACCCTGGCCTCGGCACTTTATCGGCGCCCCTCTTTTAAACGAGTCTACTATTCCGGTTACATCCCGGTGAACAGGGGCGATAGCCGCCTGCCGGCTCTCGCCGCACCGCCACTGGTAAGAGAGAACAGGCTCTACCAGGCGGATTGGTTGATGCGTTTTTATGCGTTCAATGCCTCCGAAATTGTGAATGAGACTCACCCCGACCTGGATCTCGATGTGGACCCCAAGATGGGATGGGCACTGCGCCATCCGGAGTTCTTCCCGGTGGATGTCAACACGGCTCCCTACGAGATGATCCTCCGCGTGCCGGGCATCGGCGTGAAGTCGGCCAAGCTGATCGTGGTCTCACGCCGCTACGGGCGACTATCTATTCCACAGCTGAAGAAGATTGGGGTGGTGATGAAGCGAGCGCAATACTTCATCGTTAACCGCGAGCTCCCAATGCAGACGGTCAACGAACTCACGCCCCAGTATGTACGGCGACAGGTGACACAAAAGCAGAAGAATCGGGCGGCTGCCTTGTTGCAGTACCCCATAGAGTGGGGGGAGTGAAGCGATGGTCCTTTTCCTCTACGACAAGACCTTTGAGGGGTTGCTCTCCTGCATCTTCTTCGCCTACGCCCAGAAGCGTTTTCCCGACATGATTCTCTCCGCTACTGATCAGCAGCCACTCTTCGCTGACGAACGATACGTGGTGGATACCGATAAGGAGAAGGCATCACGGGTATGGAGCAGCCTGGAAAAAAAGCTATCGAAGATTGCCCGCAAGATGATGATGAGCGTTTGGATCTCCGGATTACCCGAGACGGAGATGCTCCTGTTCAGATACATCCGCAAGAATTTAGACCATCCGCAGGGGGTCGAGCTCAACTTCGGAGATGCCGATGTGTTACGGGTAAAGGAGATTGCACAACAGATCTCCCGCGAGGCACACCGTATCGTGCAGTTTGTCCGCTTTCAGGAGACCGCCGACGGCATCTGGTTCGCACCCATCGCACCCCGTTATAACATGCTGCCGGTAGTGGTGAATCACTTCCGCAGCCGCTATGCCACGCAGCCCTGGATTCTCTACGATACCACACGAAACAGGGGTCTCTACTGGGACACCCACACCGTGGAGGAGGTCTCCTTTTCGCCTGCCGATCTGGCAGAATTGCGCTTAGGGAAACTGGAAGGGGAGAAACAGTCGGATGACGAACAGCTCTTTCAACAGATCTGGAGGGAGTATTTTCGCAGCATCACCATCCGGGAACGGCTAAATCTGAAACTACAGCAACAGCACATGCCTAAAAAATACTGGAAGTATCTAACGGAGCTGCAGCAGTAAGCTACAAGCTGCAAAGTTGTAAGCTGCTCACCCCAAACCATCAACCTCGAACTTTAAAACTACCATCTTATAAACGAAAAAACGGATTGCCTCAGCGATCCGTTTTCTTTACCATGATGGAGAACCGTCTTAATCTTTTTTCAGCAGATCACGGATTTCGGTCAACAGTATTTCCTCCTTGGTAGGTGCGGGCGGTGCTTCGGGAGCCGGTGCTTCCTCTTTTTTGCGCTTCATGTTGTTCATTGCCTTGATCACGAAGAAGATGGAAATGCCGATGATCAGGAAGTCAATGACAGCCTGGATGAAGGATCCGTAGTTCCAGGTGATGGCCGGTGTGAGGATCTCCTCACCCTGCATTACTGCCTCTTTTAGCACCACTTTCAATTCGGTGAACTTTGTGTCACCCACTGCCAGGGCGACGGGTGGCATCAGGATGTCGTTTACGAACGAGGTGACAATCTTGCCGAATGCACCACCAATCACAATACCCACGGCCATGTCTACGACGCTGCCGCGCATGAGAAATTCTTTCAGTTCTGATTTGAATGACATACTACTTCTTGATTTAATGGGTTGATAGACTTTTCACTTCTGCAAAGTAAACCAAAAAAATGGTAAAAAAGTTTTTAAGTAAAAAAAGCTTTAGGATCAGCAGAATATTTCCGCAAGCATGCAGCGTGCTGAACCCCCGCCGTGCGTCTCAATGGTCCGCAACTCAGCAGAGAGAATGCGGCTGAAGGTGGTGATTATCCTCTCCTGTTCAGGTGTCAGGGCCCTTCGTGCCGATGCCGACATCACCATCAACGGTTGTCCGCTGCGGCTTTTGATCTCCAACATGTTTCCGGCAAAGTGTGTAACCTGGTCGAGGGTGATCTCCACGATGATCTTCCCGGCAGCAGTCAGCCTTGACACCACCATCTGTCGCTCCCCCTCATCGCGGATTGCCTCCAGGCAGATCACTGCCACCTGTGTACCCACCTCCATCATCACGTTAGTGTGGTAGATGGCGTTCCCCTGTGCATCGACCGCATCAAAAAGCAGGGCATCGTAGTTCATCCGCGAACAGAACTCCGCCAGCACCTTCTCCGAGGTGCGGGGCGAGCGGCAGCAATAGGCTACCCGCATGTCGCGATCCAAGATCATGCTTCCGGTACCCTCCAGGAACTCGTTTTTCCCCTCCCAATGGGTCAGGTCCACCACCTTGCGGTGGTTCATCTTCCGGCGCAGCAGTTCCAGCACCTCTCGTTTCCTCTCTTTCCGGCGGTTCTCTGCAAACATTGGGTAGAGCACCAACTCTCCGGTGATGTGTGAGGAGAACCAGTTGTTGGGAAAGATGGAGTCAGGTGTCCAGGGCTCCGGGCTGTCCTGCACCACCGTCAGATCCACGTCGTTGGAACGCAACAGCCGTACAAAGGTGTCGAACTCTTCCACAGCCTTTTCCGATACTGATTCGCTGTCGGAAGCTTGCTGGAAATAGTTGTTCTGTGCCGTCTCCTCGTTGAAGTCAAAACGGGCAGGACGTACCATTAGCAGTTTTGAGGTTGTTTGCATAATTTTTTTACTTTTGTTTCTTGGTCCGTCGTTGCCGAAACTCAAACATTGAACTTAAAACCAGGAATCACGAACCAATCGTGCTATTCCAGTGCTTTGATTGAGTTACGGATAATCGTGATTGCTTCACGAAGTTCCGATTCGCTGATTACCAGCGGAGGTGCGAAGCGAATTATATCACCGTGTGTAGGTTTGGCAAGCAATCCGTTCTCGGCCATCTTCAGGCATACATCCCAGGCTTCCTTCCCGTCGTGTGGTTCAATCACCACCGCGTTGAGCAATCCCTTGCCTCTTATCTGGCGAATCATCGGACTTTTTATGAGACTCATCTCCTCGCGGAAGATCCTGCCCAATGATTCGGCACGCTCTGCCAGCTTTTCCTTCTTCA
This genomic window from Dysgonomonadaceae bacterium zrk40 contains:
- a CDS encoding TIGR03915 family putative DNA repair protein; translated protein: MVLFLYDKTFEGLLSCIFFAYAQKRFPDMILSATDQQPLFADERYVVDTDKEKASRVWSSLEKKLSKIARKMMMSVWISGLPETEMLLFRYIRKNLDHPQGVELNFGDADVLRVKEIAQQISREAHRIVQFVRFQETADGIWFAPIAPRYNMLPVVVNHFRSRYATQPWILYDTTRNRGLYWDTHTVEEVSFSPADLAELRLGKLEGEKQSDDEQLFQQIWREYFRSITIRERLNLKLQQQHMPKKYWKYLTELQQ
- a CDS encoding amidinotransferase → MQTTSKLLMVRPARFDFNEETAQNNYFQQASDSESVSEKAVEEFDTFVRLLRSNDVDLTVVQDSPEPWTPDSIFPNNWFSSHITGELVLYPMFAENRRKERKREVLELLRRKMNHRKVVDLTHWEGKNEFLEGTGSMILDRDMRVAYCCRSPRTSEKVLAEFCSRMNYDALLFDAVDAQGNAIYHTNVMMEVGTQVAVICLEAIRDEGERQMVVSRLTAAGKIIVEITLDQVTHFAGNMLEIKSRSGQPLMVMSASARRALTPEQERIITTFSRILSAELRTIETHGGGSARCMLAEIFC
- the mscL gene encoding large-conductance mechanosensitive channel protein MscL — its product is MSFKSELKEFLMRGSVVDMAVGIVIGGAFGKIVTSFVNDILMPPVALAVGDTKFTELKVVLKEAVMQGEEILTPAITWNYGSFIQAVIDFLIIGISIFFVIKAMNNMKRKKEEAPAPEAPPAPTKEEILLTEIRDLLKKD
- a CDS encoding putative DNA modification/repair radical SAM protein, encoding MNEKILEKLSILADAAKYDVSCASSGTSRPAVKGGIGTTTGWGICHSFTPDGRCISLFKILLTNHCIYDCAYCTNRRSNDVKRTAFTPRELAELTIAFYQRNYIEGLFLSSGVIRNPDYTMEQMLRVVKLLRDEYRFNGYIHMKAIPGASDELIAQAGRYADRMSVNLEIPSEENLKLLAPEKSYSEVFAPMRFIQQGMLESAEERKKFRSAPRFVPAGQSTQLIIGATPDSDRQILTLASALYRRPSFKRVYYSGYIPVNRGDSRLPALAAPPLVRENRLYQADWLMRFYAFNASEIVNETHPDLDLDVDPKMGWALRHPEFFPVDVNTAPYEMILRVPGIGVKSAKLIVVSRRYGRLSIPQLKKIGVVMKRAQYFIVNRELPMQTVNELTPQYVRRQVTQKQKNRAAALLQYPIEWGE
- a CDS encoding RNA polymerase sigma factor, which encodes MNENQRVQQVLSGTTSAFAYFVETYQDLAITIAYRICGNMQDAEDVVQESYVKAYRNLHTFRSESKFSTWLYRIVYNTAVTHSKTRIWTGLNETEIEHATYLTDHGADARLAERERREVVTDVLERMPKGDALLLTLYYMEDHPVKEIASITGLNEPNVKVKLFRARKMFKELMTATYSTEEIGYR